One window of Nicotiana tomentosiformis chromosome 11, ASM39032v3, whole genome shotgun sequence genomic DNA carries:
- the LOC138901063 gene encoding uncharacterized protein has product MVDTGATHNFVTEAAAKRLELKLAPTNSRVKTVNAEVQNARGVANGVGVKLGTWKGMTNFTVTAMDIFDIILGQEFFRHCHTLINPYLQHLLVMEREGACMVPTVTMPHGQIQAQLSAMQVIKGIKKGEPMFVATITSLEEDKSFQETSPPCIEKLLEKNKDAMPEKLPKYLPPRLEVDHKIELEPGAKPPAFAPYRMAPPKLEELGK; this is encoded by the coding sequence ATGGTGGATACTGGAGCAACTCATAATTTCGTGACTGAGGCTGCCGCAAAGAGACTAGAATTGAAGCTTGCTCCAACCAACTCTCGCGTCAAGACTGTGAATGCCGAGGTACAGAATGCTCGTGGGGTAGCTAATGGAGTTGGTGTCAAATTGGGAACTTGGAAAGGTATGACAAACTTTACTGTAACCGCTATGGATATCTTTGACATCATATTGGGGCAAGAGTTCTTTAGACATTGTCATACTTTGATCAACCCCTACCTCCAACATCTCTTGGTTATGGAGCGAGAAGGAGCTTGCATGGTACCTACAGTGACTATGCCACACGGACAGATCCAAGCACAACTCTCAGCTATGCAGGTTATCAAGGGGATCAAGAAGGGGGAGCCGATGTTCGTGGCAACCATTACAAGTCTGGAGGAAGACAAGAGTTTTCAAGAGACATCGCCGCCTTGCATAGAGAAGTTGCTTGAGAAAAACAAAGACGCCATGCCCGAGAAGTTACCTAAGTATTTGCCTCCTAGGCTAGAGGTGGATCACAAGATTGAGTTGGAGCCAGGGGCTAAGCCACCCGCATTTgccccatatcgtatggcaccgcccAAGCTAGAGGAGCTCGGGAAATAA